The following coding sequences lie in one Methanopyrus sp. SNP6 genomic window:
- a CDS encoding rhomboid family intramembrane serine protease — protein sequence MSLTMLMFLLNVLAYVLSVGPDGIIRPDVLYSYGLYLHNITVHPECLITYMFLHANLIHLLFNMLGLLTFGAQLERVLSASEFLVLYLLSGLMGGLAQTALTPDVPVVGASAAIFGLLGCLTMLRPMSIMMFLFIPMPLALFAVLYAALAIFVIQSGVVTQVAHAGHFVGMVVGGVLALLYRPSEALKGLLAVTAITALLLTGYWFLTHH from the coding sequence ATGTCCCTAACGATGCTGATGTTCCTACTCAACGTCCTGGCTTACGTGCTCAGCGTAGGACCGGATGGAATCATCCGACCCGACGTACTATACAGCTATGGATTATACCTTCACAATATTACTGTTCATCCTGAATGTTTGATTACTTACATGTTTCTTCACGCAAATCTCATCCATTTACTGTTCAATATGCTAGGATTATTGACGTTCGGAGCGCAACTAGAGCGTGTACTCTCCGCATCAGAATTCCTCGTACTCTATTTACTATCAGGGTTAATGGGTGGACTGGCACAGACCGCGCTAACACCGGATGTTCCCGTAGTGGGTGCATCCGCAGCCATCTTCGGATTACTCGGGTGCCTCACGATGCTCAGACCGATGAGTATAATGATGTTCCTGTTCATCCCGATGCCCTTGGCGTTATTCGCCGTCCTTTACGCAGCACTAGCCATATTCGTGATCCAATCGGGAGTTGTCACGCAAGTAGCCCACGCAGGCCACTTCGTAGGAATGGTAGTCGGAGGGGTGCTGGCGCTGCTTTACAGACCGAGTGAGGCCTTAAAGGGGTTACTGGCGGTGACAGCGATCACCGCACTGCTACTGACGGGCTACTGGTTCCTGACCCACCACTAA
- a CDS encoding ATP-binding protein — MDIEEILRDVGVDSRYVAILGDTVVALNPRRAGLTASRREELRREGIKVVRSKVVERASSRFHQVVTDYDLFEPREEVVVGFSGGKDSVTCLLMLEPLTRRLGLRVRPVLVETRLHGDPIWGREGREVCEEICRSLGFQLEYVEPKEDVGELAEEHDESPCLICSLIRRRELRERGNKLVLAHTLDDAIVTAMASAIKGEGLNILRPVEELGGMRSEYVDYDFPETTIVRPMIRVPEVWTGLIPEEVGLPIFESDCPYSKPYGITLRSRTAHGLEWLRLEVGANSVEFLDRLYRSFMKTLEATRE, encoded by the coding sequence TTGGATATCGAGGAGATACTCCGAGACGTTGGCGTAGATTCCCGCTACGTCGCGATTTTAGGTGATACTGTGGTTGCGCTGAACCCGAGGAGAGCTGGCCTCACTGCTTCGCGGCGGGAGGAGCTGAGGAGAGAGGGTATAAAGGTCGTCCGTTCTAAGGTTGTCGAGCGAGCTTCCTCGAGGTTTCATCAAGTCGTGACCGATTATGACCTATTCGAACCTCGGGAGGAGGTCGTTGTCGGCTTTAGTGGCGGTAAAGATAGTGTTACGTGCCTCCTCATGCTCGAGCCGTTAACCCGACGACTTGGGCTCCGTGTTAGACCGGTCCTTGTAGAAACCAGACTTCATGGAGATCCCATATGGGGCCGTGAGGGTCGGGAAGTTTGCGAAGAAATATGTAGGTCTCTCGGTTTCCAACTGGAGTACGTGGAACCGAAGGAAGACGTCGGCGAGCTCGCCGAAGAGCACGATGAGTCTCCCTGCCTTATTTGCTCCTTAATTCGTCGTCGAGAGCTTCGGGAACGTGGGAATAAGCTGGTGTTGGCCCATACTTTGGACGACGCTATCGTCACCGCTATGGCTTCAGCGATTAAGGGTGAAGGGTTGAACATCCTGCGGCCCGTTGAGGAGCTAGGTGGAATGAGATCCGAGTACGTGGACTACGACTTCCCGGAAACCACTATAGTGCGTCCGATGATCCGCGTTCCGGAAGTTTGGACGGGGCTGATACCGGAAGAAGTAGGTCTCCCGATTTTCGAGTCTGATTGCCCGTACTCCAAGCCGTACGGGATCACTTTACGCAGTAGGACGGCGCATGGCCTGGAATGGTTGAGGCTCGAGGTTGGCGCGAACTCCGTGGAGTTCTTGGACCGCCTTTACAGGTCGTTCATGAAAACCCTAGAAGCCACCCGCGAATGA